Below is a window of Bombus pyrosoma isolate SC7728 linkage group LG14, ASM1482585v1, whole genome shotgun sequence DNA.
tgtagCTATCAATGATGCTGTGGTCACTGGAATGGTCTCATTATCGTGACAAGTTATCGCATCACCAAATCGTTATCGACTTATGATTTTTATACCTGTTCTCGTTGCCAAAGACTTTTAACTTCTGACGACtaatgttaaagaaaaaaaaaaaaaaaagaaaaagaaaaaaatatacgatgcCGTTTAAAAAACTGAAGGTTATCTTGATATCTTGCTAAACATaagatattagaaaatgaattGCATCCATTCGATGAGTTCCTTGGAGTTCAACGTAATTCGTTCGAGTCCTTTGTAGTCGATAAAACCAATAGATAAGGAGTGATTTTAGATAGTACTTTTTACCGACTCTTCCTGTATATGACGAATGGctaataattatgatataattattaatcatacAACAGATAATATAAGCTAAGTAATATCGGCTGTGAATTTCCAGGCtagatttatgaaatttactgttggatatagtattatgtagATTTATTGGATCAAGCATGTAGcatctttttaaatgtaaaatctttttaatgagagaaggagagaaaaaaagacacgATTAGCAGTGTATAAATGTTTAAGCTTCCGATTGATTCTTATTTGGATATCGAAATTCATTTACGAGGCGGGATATCTAGGCTATTACTAGATAGTTTATACGGTAGTATTTACTGTATCTTACAACGGGGATAGTTAGTACTGCAGTAAGAGAACAAGTTGACTGTTTGTTTAATAACCAATGGATTAATATCGCGGAACAATCTGTTTCGTCTAAAATTGAAAGTTACTTCCTCCAACTCCTCTATTTATAGAGAgtacaaatttaaatgtatatatatcaagtttttacaatttatactTGGCTGTATAAAGTCATTTTaccatatgaaaataaaatgtgtcGGAAATCCTCTTTATCGTATGCCGAATATACCAAGTTCTTCTTGAGCACAGACGAGTATTATACTTCTATTCACAGAGGGCTCTGTAATAAGCAGAAATAAGAATTCTCCCCACTttatgtgtgtgtgcgtgtgtgtataGTAAAGTAACATACGTAACATATCCACACATAAATAATCTTTGGTCATTACGCttcgtaattttcattcgattataatcttttttacaCAATTCTTACAAATACTTTCAAAGTCTCTTCTTCAACGcgatattgtataaaaagtCTGTACAAAATGTATTCTAATTAATGGATCATTTCTTGTATCAGATCGAGTGTTAGAAATTTAGAGGAACATTACACCGGAGTACAATAGAGTACAGTAGAGAACAGTACATAGATAAcagtaaaatatatcgatcatTTTGCGGTATAGTAATTTGTCTTGACGAAGGGCATTTTTGTGATGGTAGCCTTGTACGTTTTCCCTCGAACTTGTACCAATATTCCACCACCGTAGTGAGCTAATTCCGATGGCACGTATCCCATAGCGATAGAACGTCCAAGGGTGGGACTAGGCCCACCGGAAGTGACTTTGCCAACGCTTTCACCTTCTGGAGTTAATATACACGCTCCTTCTCTCACTGGCGGACCATGCACAACCGTTAATCCTATTCGTTTTTTCTCAGTTCCTGATTTGATTTGCGAAAGTATCCTCTTTGCACCTGGGAAGTTTCCTTCCGCTCGCCTTCTTTTAGCTGCgacagaaaagaagaaattaagcGTTTATGGTTTATGGTCACTAGCGTATCTTATTACCGtctattatttagaaaaataagcATCGTGCAAGTAGAGATTCGTCTTATCTGTTAAATGCTGTAACGAATACtctactttggatattttatatatgtttgtCCTGTTACCAACCTACTAGCCAGGTAAGTGCCGCTTCGACTGGTGTAGTTTCTTCGTCGATGTCATGCCCGTAGAGGCAAAGGCCAGCTTCTAGcctaaaagtaattaaatgaGATACCgatgttaattaaacaatCAATGATAAGGTTCGAAATTAATGGGAAATTATTATTCGGGGATCGAGTACCTTAAACTGTCCCTGGCTCCCAAACCAGCCAGTTTCGTGTCGGGTGTGTCTAAGATCGCTTCTACCAAGGTTGGCGCAATTTTGGCTGGcatcgaaatttcgaaaccaTCCTCTCCTGTATATCCGCATCGAGTTACCCGGATTCGGCTTCCAAATACCGTAGTTTCTACGCTGTTCATAAATGTTAGATTTTTTAAGTTGATCTTTACAATCGATCGAAGAACCGATGCGGCCGTAGGACCTTGTAACGCGACGAGACTCTGTTCCAAAGGATCCAGGAATCGCAATTGTATGGATTTCCCTTGGCGTTTGAAGTTTTCCTAAAATTAAGAATCACACTGACGAGCCATTTCGTAAGTAACGACGTCGTGTTTATAACGATGTTGCAGCATTTTATAgcgatcgaaataaataaaaatgaatgaaaaaatgaacTGAATGACGTGATAATTGTCAATTATATAGTCTTTTATTCTGTCAAATGTTATCGAATCTGAACTGTGTATGGCAGGACGATGGTTTCTATCGTTAGGCAGAATTGTTCTATTACTGATAATTATTACCGATCATACTTGTCGACGGTTATCGCGTTTGGttttacttttgaaatttcaaatgcaaTAAAGACGTCTAATAGAGGCGTCAATAAAGAGACGTCGTTATCCGTGGAATGATTTGTAACATACGTAAAATTCCATCGTCTACCTGTTGTTGGAGGAGCAATTGAGAATCTTGATCTCTTCTTCCAGCATTAGACACCAGAAAGTATTTATCGTCGTCGTCCTTTGTAATTATCAGGTCATCGAGAATGCCTCCATTCTCGTTGGTAAACACCGTAAGAACCGCGCTGCCTTTGCTCAAGTTCTTCAGATCGCTGGTCGTCAAAGATTCCAAAAGCTCGGTTGCATCCTTTCCAAAAACTAGCGTTTGCATCATATGACCGACATCGAAGAGCGACGCAAAAGTTCTGGTATGTTGATGAGACGCGGCTATTGCCTCTTGATATTGTACCGGTAGTAACCAGCCAGAAAAGTTGATTATTTTACCTAAAAGAAAGGCACGTTGATACCTTTTTCTTATCAGCTTTTGCATTTCATTTTCTGAACATCAAATTTTGTCGTTGTCATACGAATGCATTACTGAACGATGCGAACTTTAATATTCTTACAATCAATTGGACACTAATTAATTAGCGTAGCgtgaatgttttaataaatacaatggcgTAGAAATACCCTTTGTAGCGTATCCATGTATATGCAAGATGAAAGCCGTAGCTGAAATGTTTATCTCTGTCCCATTCATCATCTATCGTGACCTTTACAGCACTTATTTAGAAGGAGGGCAAGAAACCAGACACTTTTCTCGCTAATTTTGCAAACAGCCTAATACTATTATGCATTATTATGTAGGAACgcaagaaattttcattgataattACCTCTATTTTCCATATGAAGGTCGTACAAGCAAGTTTTCCTTGGCCCTGGCGTCGGCGTCGTGGCAGTCGACGTGGATGTCGGCGTCGATGTCGGCGTCGATGTCGGCGTCGTTGACGAGAAACGCTGGCCTTCGGTTCCGTTTGACCGCGTTTCGGAATCGATCAAACATCTTAAACGCGACTTTGATACCGTATGTCTGCAGCTGTTCTTAAAAATCGTGCAAGACTCGCGGACACTGCCTAACGTCTCGAGATGTTTGTCAAAGGTCTCGAAGCAAACCGATCTTCCACGAACGCTAAAACGAAACATCGTCTTTCCTCCGTGGCAATTGGTCGTGCACTGATTGACGAATGCAGACTGGAAGCATCCGCGCGTCCCTCCGTCGTTGACCCCGCTGACACGAGGCATCTTTCAGAGTCCGACTTGGCATGAAAAATCTGTCGATGCCGTTTACGCCGTAAATACGATCTCGCGTTCCTCGAACAGCCGcctcttatttttcaacgtttaTCGGCGCGCGCGATTCGATAAATGACGTATTTCGGTGGTGAGGTAAGTGAGGTCGGAACGTTGTTTCGAGCGTCAAAAACTCGAGTACTCTAATCACTTTGGAAAACTTGACTTCCTCGGAGATTCCATACTATAGCTTCTTAAACGAGACTTTTCTCACAACTTACGAACTGTTGAGGATATTTATCTGTTTATCGTTTCGCAAAGATTCCCGATGTTGTTTGATCGTGATTTCCTGATATTTTCATCTGTTTACCGACAGATTGTATCGCCTTGTGTCCGAAGATGGTACACGAATGATGTGTCATGCTTGttgaaatggaagaaagataaagaaagacaTTGAGATAAGTTAGTATTTTCTTGTACGATACAAGCCGGGAATAGCCAGTGTAGAGATATCGTTATTTTCATGCTCAAGTGAGGTCAGTATGCTGTTAAAATCGGAAACTAGAAACGCGCGTATGTCGTAGTCCGTATTTCGTGTGGATTTAGAGGGGAGATGGTAGTAGTCACGAGACTCGTGCGCATCGGAtgcttattaaatttttattgtaccacgtaataataataataataataataataataataataatcgtaataattaataatcgtaataattaataataataataataatagtaataataataatgacaataGTAATAATCGCAATAATCATCATCGCAATAATAAAtcgtgataataataatataatgtcaataataaatgttaataataataataataataataataataataataataataataataataatcattcgtcacaataataatagcaatagtttcgtaataataatgacaatTCATCGTCGTCGGTAATAATCCAATGACAAATGTCAATAGTCATATAGTAGCGTGTCGAACGGAGAAACGACCTTAAAAAACGAAGACAGTATCAATTGTTTGTTCgtacattttgttttttttttttatcttttagcTTCCGTCGTCTTATTCTTCTCGCTCGcgcttttttcattttttttagtCTCTTCTTACCTCTCGCTCTCGCTCTTCCACACGcgcattctctctctctctcgacgtatttttttttttttgagttttctttctctcacacacacgcacacttTCTCCCTCTGTCTCGTGTTTACACAATTGATGCAAAATGTCCCTACACAGTCCGAcgaatgtgtgtgtgtgtacgtttttccgatcgatcgatttttttcttcctccgaGTCGTAGTGTGTTTGCTCGACGCTTTCTCTATGATATTACTTTTGCTTTTTCCGCCTTTATCCTCTTTGAAATCCGCTATTTTCCCTTGTAGCACGTGTTGACACATTCACTCACATTGGTTAATCGGTTTGCTAGTGGAGGGACTAGGGTGGTAATGTGAGGGGGTGTGCAGTTGGTGGAAGATTATCAGTGAGGAGTGCGTAGGGGCGTGGGGGGAGGAGGGGGGGGAGAGGAGGTAGGGAAGGTAAGGTATAAAGGTGGGGTTGGGTGTGGATGACGTACGGGTGCTGGGAAAAGGATTTGGGGAAAGGAGGCGTGTTAAGGTGTCGCGAATTAATCAATCGGGAACGCTCACGAGGAAAATGGATTATGCTGCGGTGAAAACAGAAGGCGCGCTATAAAATTTAGGCCCCACCGGTCAACGGATCTACTTTTTGTTCTGTGTTTTTGTTTTGCCAATTTTATATCCGATCTTTTGCATTGTTTGCTTCGATTCATTGTTCGAAAGGAATTGGACAGGATTGTCAGAAAAGTCGACAgatacgatttttatttgacGAAAGTTGGACGAAAGTTGGACGAAAATTGGACGAAAATTGGACGAACCGCGTGAAATATGGTGTGAAAATTCGTCGACCGAGGGACATTTCCGCGGTGCCGAGAGCGCCGAAAGCCGATAACAGTCGCGTACGATCGCGAGGGGAAACCAAAGTTGTTCGATCGAAGGATGGCTGCGATCGGGAAAGTATACTGCCTCGTTTCCGCGACTTCTCGTATCGCGCTCGTCCTACGCGTTTTATCGAGCtctgttattttttttctcttttttttttctttttttcttttttcattttttgccTCTGTCGCCTCTCCTCCTCTGCTCATCCTGGAACGCGACAATGTGCCCCTTTGTGATTTCGAATGTTTTACGTGCTCGTTGGGTGTGTTTCCGTCTCGTGGTCTAGAGGAGAAAAAGGTGGAAATAAAAACCGGGGGTTAGGTTGAGAACGGGCGTGGGGATTTCGTCGGAAGTGGAAGTTGTTTGATCGGGCTACATTGTCACGAACGAGGAAGCACATCGCGTACGCGTTcgcgtttgtttcttttttgctttgTTTGTTGCACTGGTTGTACGTATGCGtgcgtacatacatacatatatgtatatctctatatatagatatataatgttttgttatattaCGGGCTATTTCTTCTCTGTTTTGGTCGTCGTACAAAAGAAATGAGGATTGAGTCGTTTTCTACCAAAAGTTTCCTGTGCTTTGAAAACCGGAAGTAAAGAAAATGATTGTTGCAGCGAACCCAAACTATTGCCTGCTAttgtttcttctattattCGTTGGTATCTCGAAAACTGTgtattttctatgaattttgttttacgCATGTGCTCTCtacctttcctctttctccttcctttcGTTTGGCCGTGACGTgtgctctttatttttttcttctttttctttcgtttcgtttcgttttcgctCGTTTTCGCTCGTCTTCGCTCGAGGGGAGGGGGACTTTTTTGCTTTGCCGACATTACAGTGTGCAATCACcgtcaaaaaaaaaattttgttctctCAACTCTCgcattctctctctttctctcgctttctctcACTATTTGCGCTCCCTATATACTTCGAGTTCGATAATTTCGTCTAAAATTCCACTTTCGCCTTAACTATACAcaataatcataatatataataataataataataataataataatcacgACTCGAATACATCATCGATCACCTCCGAATATAGatacaataatttgtttcttctccGTCTTCTTCATTCTCTTCAACTTGTTTCCGCCTTTCTCTCGCGTTACATCTCACAATAATGATCGTTTAGGTCGTCgtatatctatacatatacatatacatatacatatacatatacatatatatatatataatttataaaatgaaaataggtACAATTTTGGACGCTTTTCTTCGTCGAAAAAACGCtccgaaaatttcattttcgctTAATAATGCCCATCGGTTGCGATTCTAGTCCACTTGgtagtaaaattttgtttaattgtcACTCTACCATTCGTACACGTTCTCTCCTTTTCATTCTCTCGtcgtcgttcgttcgttcatcCTTTGAAATCATTCGTACGCACGATCCTCTCATCAACGCAGCTTCGCACTCGTATTTCCATGCtctcgttaatttttttttcttccacaCTCAGACCTCAGTATCCTTTCATACAGAAATTTCAGCGATAATCGCTCTCGCGATACATCAGCCTTTTTTCGCCTTCGATTTCGAAACACATGAAATTTTAGGCTGGCCAATCGCGTGCTTCCGGAATCGACGAGCTTCCAACGGCGCTCGCAACCAGAACAAAATTTCACCGTGAAATACGCGcttaattttctaatctaCCTCACGTTATAGTATATTTACAGTCGTTCGATTATGACGTCAAGTTTGTTCTTAAGTGTCTGGAAACTCGATTTTCGAACGGCTTTAATTCTGACTCAGCTCTCGCATACAAGCTCGTCCGAACAAAAGTTTCACGACTCTGCACAATTTTCATCGcgtttcgattatttctttcttttctttctgctTTGCACACTTTTGCACCATTTTATCTTGCGTAGAAAGAATTTCGTGCTACGCCAACTGCAACGATCGGCTTCGCGATTCCAGAATCGTGAATCGTGTATCGTGAACGCTGAACGCTGTACCCTGAACCCTGAACCCTGAATCCTGAACCGTGAACCGTGAACCGTGAACCGTGAACCGTGAACCGCGAACGTGAATCGTGAATCGTGAATCGTGAATCTTGTATTGggataataaaactgttgtgACGCGGTATCGACCTCGTCCCGTGGAACTTTGTCGAAACGAACTGGTatgctttatttttttttttttctttaataggAAGCCCGAAAGACGCTTTATACATAACATTTGTTTGCTTTCTGCATTCGCATTTACACTATAACTCGCAAAACATTAATTCGCAGTGTTCAATGGTATCTACTTGCAAGTATCTGAAACACTGCACATGGATTTGACGCTTCCTCATCTTTTCAAGAGTTGTTGCACATTCTCTTATTGCTAAATCGTCGTCgtcgaaaataatatattcctttgttttgtttgtttcgCAATGGCGTCAAGTTACATGGTTTTGATATGTCTAATTAAGAAACGGAAGTCCTGTTTCAGATagcctctttctttctgtcgCCCCaagtatcaaaattaaatttaagcgtttttcttttttacgcgGTTTCGAGAGACAGCTGTCGAATTTCTTTTACCATCAGATCCTTTCTATTTTAAGGAGAAACTACGATGAAACAGAATTCCGTCGAGTACAAACGATACTCGAAACAAATGTTTGATACGAGTTTGCAAGAAACGATCTTCGGTCGAATAGTAGGAATTTTTACGCGATCAAAAAGACAAAGTCGCGTATTGGTAAAAACGACGCGAAAGTTGAATCGAACGGAAGATCATCTCTAGAAACGTTCCCTTTCGCCAATCGTCGTCCATCTATCCTTTTATTAGTCGGATTCGATGGTCCAATCGCTTGGATAAATTGGCCACCAATTGTTCGATTCCCGATACCACAGTAGCTGATCTCATCGAACACTGCCCGCGAACGTCACAAAGGATGACGTGGATGGCGCGGGGAAAATAGttgaatttccaattttcttccgCGAAGAAGAAAGTTCTTCCGCGTGTGCCCGGAAGTTGTTCCGTCGCACGGAAGCACTCGTTGACGAATAATAACGATCcgtaaagaaggaaaaagaacaattGTTCGATCCTAGACAGATATCTATTTGTTTTTGCTTCGTGTTACGCAAAAAGGCTCTCgcgatttcaaaaattctccCTTTGTTCATCTCATCGTTTCTCGCAATCATCGAAAACGTTGCTCTTTCTCCTAGATATTGCATCACATGTATCATCATACATATAGAACCATTTATGAGAAATCCTACACAATGCGGAACTTGCTCGTAACCGAAAGAGACTGCTGAATTATTATCGCGTTCAACGTACGGTTTTCACCTTTTTACGCCTCTCGCTATTcccatcttttctttttttctctcgctcgctcgctccctctctttctcactATCATCTTCTATCATTTTTCGCTTTCCCTTTTCAGGATATATCAtctagatttattatttttttcttttcttttcttttcttttcttttcttttcttttcttttttgcgcGTCGACCACTTCCGAAATTCGAAATTGTAAACGCTGCTCAACTACGTACGCGGCGCTTCGAGGATTCATGTATATACGGCTGTTTCGAACGTGTTGTATGCGTTTCCAACGACAACGGCGTCGAAGTAAACGCCGACGCGAGAACCGTGGACGCGTATTCGACGACGTTGTTTTGGATCGCACAGaaattttttgctttttaGCTCGTTATCGCACTCTGGATGTTAACCATTCTTCGCAATACTCTTAATCGCACGTTCTCCTTCTCGTCTCGACTAGTCGCGTTTTCGAGTCAGCGCTGTCCGAACCTCGACTCGATTTTTCTCGAGTTTTCGTATCCGAATCATCCGGTCTGCGCATTCGATCATTGGCAATCGCATTAGGACAGCGCGTACAGTTTTGCGAAAAGAGACGAGAAGCGATCGAAACGGTTACCTCGCTCGCCGATCGACGGTAGGCTCGCATCAAGAATCGATGGCGATAACTAATAATAGTGGTAATAATAGCAATAGCTGTAactaatgttaattaatagcgATAACTGATAAGGGCAGGAAGCAATTGGAAGTGCGATCATTTGGTCAACGATGGACAATCCAGTAGCTTGGAATAATCTCTCGTTTACTATCTCGCCTTGGATTCGACGAAATGTCAGAGAACGCGAGAAAGATTGTCTATCGGTCGATTCTGCACTTCCAACGTTTCGTCGACGGAACAATAGGtaacgataatatttaataaacgcaCATGTCCTAAATTTCGTGTGACAATCGTCAGCGTATTTCAGAGATTTGTCAATCGCTATTCATCCCATTTCATCCCATATGGGAGCAAAAGTTCTCGTCGGATCGTCGACGGCGAACCTCGACGTTAAGGAACCACGTTCACGAGATAAATTGATctaaggaaaaagagaaaagtaaataaCGATGATCGAACTGCAAGGGAAACAAGTGGACGTTTTTAACTTGACGTGACTTACAATGATGGTGCCGATGTGCATTGGGTGCGTGATGATGACGGTGTTGGTGacaataagtaataattaaattagacGTAATTATGGTAATAATAGATAACTAATAGTATCTACGAAAATCAAAAGCAATTGAAATGTTAAACTAATGTGTCTCCTAACGGTCACGGTAGTAGCAGTAGTAGCAATAGTAATGGTAATAGTactagtagtagtagcagtagtagtagtagtagtagtagtagtagtagtagtagtagtagtagtagtagtagtagtagtagtggtagtaATAGCGGTAGTAGTAGGGGTAGTGGTAGTagtgatggtggtggtggtggtggtgtgGTGGTGATAGTAGTAgtgataatgatgatgatgatggtgatgatgatgatgacgacgataataataataataataataacaataaaactaataataataataataataataataataataataataataataataataatgataataataataataaaaactaataataataataataatagtagtagtagtagtggtggtggtggtggtagtaGCAGCAGTAACACTGGTTACAATAGTCAGAACAACGCTAGAAATAGAAGaactaaaaagaagaagaaaaagtaaagaaacttATCAAATTGGATACAAAATAGACGAAAGTACTGTCTAAATAAACTCGACGTGTACGAACaataaattgtaacaaatttttgttaataaagcCGGCGACTCGGCACGCCATTTCTACGCGAATAGTAACTAAAGAACCGTAGTTTTGTATACGCTTGACGCGAGTGTGCGTGTACGTTTCGTTCTGTTCTTACTTTAAGCTTTAAGGACGCGTATGGCTCGAGAATCATCGGAGCCGTGTCACTAAACCACTAATTACACGATAAAACGACGAATCAATATGTAGTAACTAATCGTAAACTCTCTAGTTTGTTGCTCTCCATTCTTCGTTTTAACCAATTCTGACTAGCAAACATAACTCGACGCGGTGTTTGTATTCACCGATCTTTAACCTTCACTTTcgtttaatgataattttgaCGGAAGTTTGTCCTAAATCCACCTTTCCCCCCGGTATTCcatgtattttgttttctttctttctttctttctttctttctttctttcttctcctgcACCTCAAAATAGGAACTCGAATAGAGATCAGATGCAACGATACGATCTGTCTCTCGGTTCGTACGTACACGACGATCGGTGAATAAAAACGTCGCGAAGTGCAGTTGAAAAGTACGCAGGAGAATGCTTACCGTTCGGATGAATAAAACGATCGAATGTCAGTGTTCTCGTTTGAGgatgaattaaaaagttttacgTAAACGAGAAT
It encodes the following:
- the LOC122575224 gene encoding aminomethyltransferase, mitochondrial produces the protein MPRVSGVNDGGTRGCFQSAFVNQCTTNCHGGKTMFRFSVRGRSVCFETFDKHLETLGSVRESCTIFKNSCRHTVSKSRLRCLIDSETRSNGTEGQRFSSTTPTSTPTSTPTSTSTATTPTPGPRKTCLYDLHMENRGKIINFSGWLLPVQYQEAIAASHQHTRTFASLFDVGHMMQTLVFGKDATELLESLTTSDLKNLSKGSAVLTVFTNENGGILDDLIITKDDDDKYFLVSNAGRRDQDSQLLLQQQENFKRQGKSIQLRFLDPLEQSLVALQGPTAASVLRSIVKINLKNLTFMNSVETTVFGSRIRVTRCGYTGEDGFEISMPAKIAPTLVEAILDTPDTKLAGLGARDSLRLEAGLCLYGHDIDEETTPVEAALTWLVAKRRRAEGNFPGAKRILSQIKSGTEKKRIGLTVVHGPPVREGACILTPEGESVGKVTSGGPSPTLGRSIAMGYVPSELAHYGGGILVQVRGKTYKATITKMPFVKTNYYTAK